A window of the Thunnus albacares chromosome 15, fThuAlb1.1, whole genome shotgun sequence genome harbors these coding sequences:
- the id3 gene encoding DNA-binding protein inhibitor ID-3, with protein sequence MKAISPVRSVRSCYKAVCCISEQSLAISRNKHSCLEEPVGALCDMNDCYSKLKELVPSIPQNKSVSQVEILQHVIDYIFDLQIALEAEDTAEPEMVLSIKTADLTRNFSKEEGRLCH encoded by the exons ATGAAAGCCATCAGTCCCGTCCGCTCGGTGAGGAGCTGCTACAAGGCCGTGTGCTGCATCTCGGAGCAGAGTCTCGCTATCAGCCGGAATAAACACTCGTGTCTGGAGGAACCGGTGGGCGCCCTGTGCGACATGAACGACTGCTACTCCAAGCTGAAGGAGCTGGTGCCCAGCATTCCGCAGAACAAGTCGGTCAGCCAGGTGGAGATCCTGCAACACGTTATCGACTACATATTCGACCTACAGATCGCGCTGGAGGCGGAGGACACTGCCGAGCCGGAGATGGTTTTGTCAATAAAG ACTGCGGACCTTACTCGCAATTTCTCCAAAGAAGAAGGGCGGTTGTGCCATTAG